From a region of the Triticum aestivum cultivar Chinese Spring chromosome 7D, IWGSC CS RefSeq v2.1, whole genome shotgun sequence genome:
- the LOC123164657 gene encoding putative FBD-associated F-box protein At5g56700, producing the protein MDAEQLLTYIYTCLPEPPVSDTARLAARRAAPYHDVDRISGLSDALLHDIVSRLPFKDAARTAVLATRWRRVWLSAPLVVVDNHLLDHWPPTRADAPAVTAAVSRALAAHPGPFRCVHLVSSHMDGYPAQLKRWLRLLAAKGVQELVLVNRPCPRQVPLPGTLFRIGTLTRLYVGVWKFPDVACLGDASFPNLRELGIFSVAMEKGDIKAVVARSPVLEILNIQGSVKGLGLHLISQSLRCVQICDSVMENIVVVDTPRLERLILYKVRGSLNPASVLRTGIKIGNAPKLEMLGYLEPGKYVLQAGDTIIMPGMKPSASTMFTSVTILSLNVRFGVHDDANMVATFLKCFPNASSLHIRCEQCDESTGKFEPKFWEEVGPIVSVMLRIGVMTIREFRGEEGEMAFLKYFFTNARALKYAAMIFPNPSFSSISKNYACSKANYLTSLNWATQGCGFMVYGSSDPEGGRPWCFKTGAEFSRDPFSW; encoded by the exons ATGGACGCGGAGCAGCTCCTAACGTACATCTACACCTGCCTCCCGGAGCCGCCAGTCTCCGACACCgctcgcctcgccgcccgccgtGCCGCCCCCTACCACGACGTCGACCGCATCAGCGGCCTCTCCGACGCGCTCCTCCACGACATCGTCTCCCGCCTCCCCTTCAAGGACGCCGCGCGCACCGCCGTGCTCGCCACGCGCTGGCGCCGGGTCTGGCTCTCGGCGCCGCTCGTGGTCGTCGACAACCACCTCCTCGACCACTGGCCCCCGACCCGCGCCGACGCGCCCGCTGTGACCGCCGCGGTGTCGCGCGCCCTCGCCGCGCACCCCGGGCCCTTCCGCTGCGTCCACCTCGTCTCCAGCCACATGGACGGGTACCCGGCCCAGCTCAAGCGCTGGCTCCGTCTCCTCGCCGCCAAGGGAGTCCAGGAGCTCGTCCTCGTCAACCGCCCCTGCCCGCGCCAGGTGCCTCTCCCCGGCACGCTCTTCCGCATCGGCACCCTCACCCGCCTCTACGTCGGCGTCTGGAAGTTCCCGGACGTGGCCTGCCTCGGCGACGCCTCCTTCCCCAACCTCCGCGAGCTCGGCATCTTCAGCGTAGCCATGGAGAAAGGGGACATCAAAGCCGTAGTCGCCAGGAGCCCCGTTCTGGAGATCCTCAACATTCAAGGGAGCGTGAAGGGGTTGGGTCTCCACCTCATCAGCCAGAGCCTCCGATGCGTGCAGATCTGCGATTCCGTGATGGAGAACATCGTCGTGGTGGACACCCCGCGTCTCGAGCGGCTCATCCTGTACAAGGTCCGGGGATCTCTCAACCCTGCCAGTGTCCTGCGGACCGGGATCAAGATTGGCAATGCCCCCAAGCTGGAAATGTTGGGGTACCTGGAGCCAGGAAAGTACGTGCTTCAGGCCGGAGACACCATCATCATG CCTGGAATGAAGCCAAGCGCAAGCACTATGTTTACGAGTGTGACTATCCTGAGCCTGAATGTCCGTTTTGGAGTCCACGATGATGCCAATATGGTGGCCACCTTCCTAAAGTGCTTTCCCAATGCATCAAGTCTGCATATCAGG TGTGAACAATGTGATGAATCCACTGGGAAGTTCGAACCTAAGTTCTGGGAGGAGGTTGGTCCCATCGTGAGTGTCATGTTGCGCATAGGGGTGATGACTATCCGTGAATTCAGAGGGGAGGAAGGCGAGATGGCTTTTCTCAAGTACTTCTTCACGAACGCGAGGGCGCTGAAGTATGCGGCGATGATCTTCCCCAATCCAAGCTTCTCTTCAATTTCAAAGAACTATGCATGCTCCAAAGCAAACTATCTGACTTCTCTGAACTGGGCCACTCAAGGCTGCGGATTCATGGTGTATGGGAGTTCAGATCCTGAAGGAGGCAGACCATGGTGCTTCAAAACCGGAGCAGAATTTTCGCGTGACCCTTTCTCATGGTGA